From a region of the Lactuca sativa cultivar Salinas chromosome 4, Lsat_Salinas_v11, whole genome shotgun sequence genome:
- the LOC111908119 gene encoding secreted RxLR effector protein 161-like encodes MFSTNTREPPSTVAIKIPSVKDNYAGCSRVEGELPYPTAEASDVEDIPSTTTADHQQNRLHIWTKDHPPGQIIGNPAVAKVPMDYDYKISAIPTGESADHKTYRGKIWSLMYLTARKIDIVFATSLGARYQADPKVSHLTAVKQILSYLKGSKALALWYPIGNELSLQSFTDVDHAGCRLDRKSISDGYQFLGGRLVSWYSRKQNCVSMSTTEEKYMATASCYSQIQWMKTQLMDYGYKMLWTDLL; translated from the exons ATGTTTTCCACAAATACGAGGGAACCTCCTTCAACTGTTGCCATTAAAATTCCCTCAGTCAAAGATAATTATGCAGGTTGTTCACGTGTCGAGGGGGAACTACCTTATCCTACCGCAGAGGCATCTGACGTTGAAGATATTCCCTCCACCACAACTGCTGATCATCAACAAAATCGTCTTCACATctggacgaaggatcacccaccgGGTCAAATCATTGGAAACCCAGCCGTAG CCAAGGTCCCGATGGACTACGATTATAAGATTTCAGCTATTCCTACCGGAGAATCAGCTGACCACAAAACTTATCGTGGAAAGATATGGtcattgatgtacctcactgcAAGAAAAATAGACATTGTCTTTGCCACAAGCTTAGGTGCTCGATACCAAGCCGACCCTAAAGTATCACATCTGACCGCAGTCAAGCAAATTCTCAGTTACTTGAAGGGAAGTAAAGCTCTAGCCCTCTGGTACCCCATAGGAAATGAATTGAGCCTCCAATCCTTCACAGATgtggatcatgccggatgcagATTAGATCGAAAAAGTATTTCCGATGGTTATCAATTTCTAGGAGGAAGACTAGTTAGTTGGTATTCAAGGAAGCAAAATTGTGTCTCAATGTCTACCACAGAGGAAAAATATATGGCCACAGCCAGCTGTTATTCCCAAATTCAATGGATGAAAACTCAACTCATGGACTATGGATACAAAATGTTGTGGACAGATTTACTGTGA